Within bacterium, the genomic segment GAACGGCGACACGAGCGCCGGCGGGGGCGGGGTCTGGTTCTGCGAGCCCAGGCCGGTCACGACCAGGTCGTCGAGGTACCAGCCGTCGTAGACGACCGAAGAGTCGGTCTCGAGCCGGAAGCGCAGGTAGACCGACTGGCCGGCGTAGGCGCCCAGGTCGATCTCGGCCAGGGTCCAGGCCGCCAGCGTGCCGTTGTAGGTCGCCACCGTCGTCCAGGTCGAATTGTTGGTCGAGACCTGGACGTAGGCGTAATCGTAGCCCGATTCGAGCGTGTACTTGTGCCAGAACGACAGCTTGGCGCCGGCGGGCATGGCGATGGGCGTGTTCAGCGAGGCGTAGGTCGCGCTGGAGTTGAGGTAGTTGCCCGCGGGCGAGTCGTGCAGCGAGTGGGTGGCGGTGTGGCTGGAGGACGTGACCAGGGCCCAGGTGCCCGTCACCGTCCAGCCGGTGAAGCCGCTCTCGAAATCGTTGCTGTAGACCGAGACGGGCAGGCCCGCCGGGTAGTCCAGGACGAACGAGCTGGTCTGCCCGTCGGCGACCACGGTCACGCGCACGGGCACGCTGTGCGCCGGCGGGACTTCGGCGTCGAGGGTCACCGAGAAGGGGACCGACGCCAGGGACAGCGAGGAGCGGGCGCCGATCGCGCCCACGGTGCGCTGCGCCTCGTGGAGCTGGAGGTAGGGGTCGTCGCAGGACAGGGTCACCGACACCGACGTGGCGCCGACGGTCACGCCCAGGTTCTCCAGCGTGAAGGAGAGACCGGCCGTCTCGCCGGGATCCAGGATGGCGTCGCCGTCGCCGCCGACGACCGTCGGCGTCTTGGCCTGGACGTAGAGCCCGGCCGCCTTCACCTGGTAGAGGGAGGGGAAGAGGTTCTCCGCGAAGAGCGCGTCGATGCGCGACTCGTCGGGCCAGAACCCGTCGCTGTTGCCGCCGATCTCGTTGGAGAAGGCGAGGATCTTGGGGTGCTCGGCGCTGGCGCCGTAGTGCCAGTCGAAGGAGCCGCCGTTGACGCTGTAGAGCAGGTCGGGCGCCTGGCCGGGCTC encodes:
- a CDS encoding M14 family zinc carboxypeptidase; the protein is QVEAALRANPGLDIVARKPGHHVEIVALPKDLAWLDQAGIRYEVVEPDMSAAYASRNKGLNFGLFHSYSETITWLDQLHALYPEVVSAKWSLGTTLQGNAIWCVRVSDNPEVNETGEPEILFDAMHHAREIMASETASMLVEYFGSNYGVDPEITWLLDNREIYIVPIVNPDGFLYNETTDPTGGGMWRKNRRVNGDGSYGVDLNRNYPYQWVGGGSSTVPSDDTYRGPSAGSEPETQAMMAFINSHNFFTSQSFHSYAGLTLYPWGYTSSNTADEAIFQHMGSIMCQYNGYEPGQAPDLLYSVNGGSFDWHYGASAEHPKILAFSNEIGGNSDGFWPDESRIDALFAENLFPSLYQVKAAGLYVQAKTPTVVGGDGDAILDPGETAGLSFTLENLGVTVGATSVSVTLSCDDPYLQLHEAQRTVGAIGARSSLSLASVPFSVTLDAEVPPAHSVPVRVTVVADGQTSSFVLDYPAGLPVSVYSNDFESGFTGWTVTGTWALVTSSSHTATHSLHDSPAGNYLNSSATYASLNTPIAMPAGAKLSFWHKYTLESGYDYAYVQVSTNNSTWTTVATYNGTLAAWTLAEIDLGAYAGQSVYLRFRLETDSSVVYDGWYLDDLVVTGLGSQNQTPPPPALVSPF